In Catenulispora sp. GP43, a single genomic region encodes these proteins:
- a CDS encoding WXG100 family type VII secretion target has product MTDIQADPDDLEKHGRAFDGHVADMTSVHDQLYALLSGDIGIGNDDFSRGFRENYVTQVRNLADSVKGARDGVQGISLGMVKMAADYRATDDASLQGITKMGDSLNLPPAAPHTPGSGTHTTPHEP; this is encoded by the coding sequence GTGACCGACATCCAGGCCGACCCGGACGACCTCGAGAAGCACGGCCGGGCCTTCGACGGCCACGTCGCCGACATGACCTCGGTGCACGACCAGCTGTACGCCCTGCTGTCCGGGGACATCGGCATCGGGAACGACGACTTCAGCCGCGGCTTCCGGGAGAACTACGTCACCCAGGTCCGCAACCTCGCCGACAGCGTCAAGGGCGCGCGCGACGGCGTCCAGGGCATCAGCCTGGGCATGGTCAAGATGGCCGCGGACTACCGCGCGACCGACGACGCCTCGCTCCAGGGCATCACCAAGATGGGCGACAGCCTGAACCTGCCGCCGGCCGCGCCGCACACCCCGGGCAGCGGCACGCACACCACCCCGCACGAGCCCTGA
- a CDS encoding YbaB/EbfC family nucleoid-associated protein, with product MTSGAQTSAADVPPGHPRLAFDRAKLAELVADSERRMAVIADAQKRVAELAVSVRSRDRSLTVGLGAGGALTELTFHTGAYRDMAPAELSRLLLDTVTAARAEYAAQVADVMAPVREGAVLPFEDIMAGKFDISEFLRGGAS from the coding sequence ATGACCTCCGGAGCCCAGACCTCCGCCGCCGACGTCCCTCCCGGCCACCCCCGCCTGGCGTTCGACCGCGCGAAGCTCGCCGAGCTCGTCGCCGACTCCGAGCGGCGCATGGCGGTCATCGCCGACGCCCAGAAGCGGGTCGCCGAGCTGGCCGTCAGCGTGCGCTCGCGCGACCGGTCGCTGACCGTGGGGCTGGGCGCCGGCGGCGCGCTGACCGAGCTCACCTTCCACACCGGCGCCTACCGCGACATGGCTCCGGCCGAGCTCTCGCGGCTGCTGCTGGACACCGTCACCGCCGCGCGCGCCGAGTACGCCGCGCAGGTCGCCGACGTCATGGCGCCGGTGCGGGAGGGGGCGGTGCTGCCGTTCGAGGACATCATGGCCGGCAAGTTCGACATCTCGGAGTTCCTGCGCGGGGGTGCGTCGTGA
- the eccD gene encoding type VII secretion integral membrane protein EccD: MSIRATLPEADLCRLSIATPANVLELALPTAVPLADFLPAILSFAGPELADAGLAHDGWVLQRVGGAPLPAARTLAELRVLDGETLYLRPRRAVAPTAVFDDVVDGLATAVREREDRLREGAGRWAGPVLGTVALAAGAAGVAAGAGPVGQRAGIAGAVAVLVLIASAVAGRVMAARPTAAALGVAAVGWAALGGWLAADTFAHTMTHPESAAALWAGAAALLASAAAAAAVGGSVDTAGHLAAAPRRSQTGTAVLDEPEPGTGGLEPFATTAIVAFGTVVAGALGAGFHRALSQTTVISAVIGLAFVLAVPRLAFRLAGQRLPALPATAERIQVDLPARGQADLWATSARLDRIMAALLLGSGLLAVGGAAPAAGHGVLGALAAADLGLAFLLRARVFARTALRLLMQSIGMLALAGGAWRAAATGHAHTGTVGVTAGIAVATVLIGLIAASVGPARQSDDPPYAARAADIAEYFVLIALVPLALGVLGAFGWARGLAG; this comes from the coding sequence TTGAGCATCCGAGCCACGCTGCCAGAGGCCGACTTGTGCCGCCTGTCCATCGCGACCCCCGCCAACGTGCTGGAACTCGCACTGCCCACGGCGGTACCCCTGGCGGACTTCCTACCAGCAATCTTGAGCTTCGCCGGGCCCGAGCTGGCCGACGCCGGGCTGGCCCACGACGGCTGGGTGCTCCAGCGCGTCGGCGGCGCCCCGCTGCCGGCCGCCCGCACCCTGGCCGAACTGCGGGTCCTCGACGGCGAGACGCTGTATCTGCGGCCGCGCCGCGCCGTCGCGCCGACGGCCGTCTTCGACGACGTCGTGGACGGCCTGGCGACCGCGGTGCGCGAACGCGAGGACCGGCTGCGCGAGGGCGCCGGCCGTTGGGCCGGACCGGTGCTCGGCACGGTGGCGCTCGCCGCCGGCGCGGCGGGCGTCGCGGCCGGCGCGGGCCCGGTCGGGCAGCGCGCCGGGATCGCCGGGGCGGTGGCCGTCCTGGTCCTGATCGCCTCGGCGGTCGCGGGCCGGGTCATGGCCGCGCGGCCGACCGCCGCCGCGCTCGGCGTCGCCGCCGTCGGCTGGGCCGCGCTCGGCGGCTGGCTCGCGGCGGACACCTTCGCGCACACGATGACGCACCCGGAATCGGCGGCCGCGCTGTGGGCCGGCGCGGCGGCGCTGCTGGCCTCGGCCGCGGCCGCCGCGGCGGTCGGCGGATCGGTCGACACAGCCGGGCACCTGGCCGCCGCGCCGCGCCGGTCGCAGACCGGAACGGCCGTGCTGGACGAGCCCGAGCCCGGCACCGGCGGCCTGGAGCCCTTCGCCACCACGGCGATCGTCGCGTTCGGCACGGTCGTGGCCGGAGCGCTCGGCGCCGGGTTCCACCGCGCGCTGTCGCAGACCACGGTGATCTCGGCCGTGATCGGTCTGGCCTTCGTGCTGGCGGTCCCGCGGCTCGCGTTCCGCCTTGCCGGACAACGGCTTCCGGCCCTGCCCGCCACGGCCGAGCGCATCCAGGTCGACCTGCCGGCCCGCGGCCAGGCCGACCTGTGGGCGACCTCGGCCCGGCTGGACCGGATCATGGCCGCCCTGCTGCTCGGCAGCGGACTGCTCGCCGTCGGCGGGGCGGCACCGGCCGCCGGGCACGGGGTGCTCGGCGCCCTGGCCGCCGCCGACCTGGGGCTGGCCTTCCTGTTGCGGGCCCGCGTCTTCGCCCGCACCGCCCTCAGGCTCCTGATGCAGAGCATCGGGATGCTCGCCCTGGCCGGCGGTGCCTGGCGCGCCGCCGCCACCGGGCACGCCCACACCGGCACGGTCGGCGTCACCGCCGGCATCGCCGTCGCCACGGTGCTCATCGGGCTGATCGCGGCCTCGGTGGGACCGGCACGGCAGAGCGACGACCCGCCGTACGCGGCGCGCGCCGCCGACATCGCCGAGTACTTCGTGCTGATCGCGCTCGTGCCGCTGGCGCTCGGGGTGCTCGGCGCCTTCGGCTGGGCACGCGGACTGGCGGGCTGA
- a CDS encoding WXG100 family type VII secretion target: MAFVANTDNMAQLVSTLGTASKNIEDRLAQLQAYGDRLKSTWTGPAGDAYETQKQNWDRAANSMNEMLLQFNLHLNNITDGIVHTENTATKRWHTM, translated from the coding sequence ATGGCTTTCGTCGCCAACACCGACAACATGGCCCAGCTCGTCAGCACCCTGGGCACCGCCAGCAAGAACATCGAGGACCGCCTGGCCCAGCTGCAGGCCTACGGCGACCGGCTGAAGTCCACCTGGACCGGCCCCGCCGGCGACGCCTACGAGACCCAGAAGCAGAACTGGGACCGGGCCGCGAACTCGATGAACGAGATGCTGCTGCAGTTCAACCTGCACCTGAACAACATCACCGACGGCATCGTGCACACCGAGAACACCGCCACCAAGCGCTGGCACACGATGTGA
- a CDS encoding response regulator transcription factor, translating to MRVLVTGLGRRRSRTISGGLAILGFDVRETDADADPQVAADVVLLDCGVVDNEVLAYVRRLRRRTQAPIIAVTQHVDLQAWLRGHEAGIDDYAVQPFGLQELAARLRLAVAPGREQTAPPVPAGPPRRLTAGPLVVVEDSRAVTVHGTRIDLRPKEYQLLLVLLRQLGRAVPREELVAQLWPAGWEGAERSLEVHVASLRAKIALPGMISTVRGVGYRMVTPESFHRLTAA from the coding sequence ATGAGAGTTCTGGTGACCGGACTGGGGCGGCGGCGCAGCCGCACGATCAGCGGCGGTCTGGCGATTCTGGGTTTCGACGTCCGCGAAACCGATGCGGACGCCGATCCGCAGGTCGCGGCTGATGTGGTGCTGCTGGACTGCGGTGTGGTCGACAACGAGGTGCTGGCTTATGTGCGTCGCCTGCGGCGCCGCACTCAGGCCCCGATCATCGCGGTGACGCAGCACGTGGACCTGCAGGCCTGGCTGCGCGGGCACGAGGCGGGCATCGACGACTACGCGGTCCAGCCGTTCGGCCTGCAGGAGCTGGCGGCCCGGCTGCGGCTGGCGGTGGCGCCGGGCCGGGAGCAGACGGCGCCGCCGGTCCCGGCCGGACCGCCGCGCCGGCTCACGGCCGGCCCGCTGGTGGTGGTCGAGGACTCGCGGGCGGTCACGGTCCACGGCACCCGCATCGATCTGCGCCCCAAGGAGTACCAGCTGCTTCTCGTGCTGCTGCGGCAGCTCGGGCGCGCGGTGCCGCGCGAGGAGCTGGTGGCGCAGCTGTGGCCGGCCGGCTGGGAGGGCGCGGAGCGTTCGCTGGAGGTGCACGTGGCGTCGCTGCGCGCGAAGATCGCCCTGCCCGGGATGATCTCCACGGTGCGCGGGGTCGGCTACCGCATGGTGACGCCGGAGTCGTTCCATCGGCTGACGGCGGCGTGA
- the eccB gene encoding type VII secretion protein EccB, which produces MATRRQELQAHRFQVRRLTAGLVGGDPGAAQPPAQRLRAGLFLGAAAGVLGIGGAAVVGLVSPKTDTSWRDGQSVVVEQGSYTQYLFTGGVLHQVLNQASAMLALQKYAVRTVPASALKNVPRGTPVGIIGAPADVPDPSALAGGPWTVCSSTGSDGRAQVSAALGVEIAGTDVADGQALYVGAGDARYLVWGGKRHLLKAPLAAMTAFQMTAAQATAVGAAWLNAVPAGSDIAPLTVGARTASGDLGTVGDLYTYQDASGSYEYVVTAQGLTPVSPTQAALLRAGGSPAPRPLDPNRLVAAKQQNQVTAALPGDLPAALPTLAAGSGPNGAAGGADAVCLEETPAADPTAAPVYRLRSATSAAVDSAGAWSPTDAADSGAGRADRVLVRPGAGALATSTAGGVAQLLSAVGERFPVASKDDLGRLGYGPVTPASVPAPILDLFPEGPALDANDARTPRPATVSAP; this is translated from the coding sequence GTGGCGACACGGCGGCAGGAGCTGCAGGCACACCGGTTCCAGGTGCGGCGGCTGACCGCGGGACTGGTCGGCGGCGACCCCGGCGCCGCGCAGCCCCCGGCGCAGCGGCTGCGGGCGGGGCTGTTCCTCGGGGCGGCGGCCGGGGTGCTGGGGATCGGCGGGGCGGCGGTGGTCGGCCTGGTCTCACCGAAGACGGACACGTCCTGGCGGGACGGCCAGTCCGTGGTGGTCGAGCAGGGTTCTTACACCCAGTACCTCTTCACCGGCGGCGTGCTGCACCAGGTCCTCAACCAGGCCTCGGCGATGCTGGCGCTGCAGAAGTACGCGGTGCGCACCGTCCCGGCCTCGGCGCTGAAGAACGTGCCGCGCGGGACCCCGGTGGGGATCATCGGCGCGCCCGCGGACGTGCCGGACCCTTCCGCGCTGGCCGGCGGTCCCTGGACGGTGTGCTCCTCGACCGGATCCGACGGCAGGGCCCAGGTCTCCGCGGCGCTCGGCGTCGAAATCGCGGGCACCGACGTGGCCGACGGCCAGGCGCTGTACGTCGGCGCCGGCGACGCCCGGTACCTGGTCTGGGGCGGGAAGCGGCACCTGCTGAAGGCCCCGCTGGCGGCGATGACCGCGTTCCAGATGACCGCGGCGCAGGCCACGGCCGTCGGCGCGGCATGGCTCAACGCGGTGCCGGCCGGATCGGACATCGCGCCGCTGACCGTCGGCGCCCGGACCGCCTCCGGCGATCTGGGGACCGTCGGGGACCTGTACACCTACCAGGACGCCAGCGGCAGCTACGAGTACGTCGTCACGGCGCAAGGCCTGACCCCGGTGAGCCCGACGCAGGCCGCGCTGCTGCGGGCCGGCGGCTCCCCGGCACCGCGTCCGCTGGATCCGAACCGGCTGGTCGCGGCGAAGCAGCAGAACCAGGTGACCGCCGCGCTCCCCGGCGACCTGCCGGCCGCGCTGCCGACGCTCGCCGCAGGCTCCGGTCCGAACGGGGCCGCCGGCGGTGCGGACGCGGTGTGCCTCGAGGAGACACCGGCTGCGGACCCGACGGCCGCTCCGGTCTACCGGCTCCGGTCGGCCACCTCGGCCGCCGTGGACTCTGCCGGGGCTTGGAGCCCCACCGACGCCGCCGACAGCGGCGCCGGCCGCGCGGACCGCGTCCTGGTCCGTCCCGGCGCCGGCGCCCTGGCCACCTCGACGGCCGGCGGCGTGGCCCAACTGCTCAGCGCGGTCGGCGAACGGTTCCCGGTGGCGTCCAAGGACGACCTCGGCCGGCTCGGCTACGGCCCGGTCACCCCGGCGTCCGTCCCGGCCCCGATACTCGACCTGTTCCCCGAAGGACCCGCGCTCGACGCGAACGACGCGCGTACACCTAGGCCCGCTACCGTGTCAGCGCCATGA
- the eccCa gene encoding type VII secretion protein EccCa, whose protein sequence is MLNVPLFFPLRTGPDECSTIAGRVTRPPGEAELTLSIREFRPVPRRPAPRFPQGEIAFQEPPAIPEPVSGGLGQAVMVLPMAASSGAMAMMFLQPGARATNYLAGGMMAVSSLGMVGMQVGRGGGDKKAKLSGDRRDYLRHLDQNRRQVRKHIDAQIKALTWRHPDPAALWSVAMSGRLWERGTADRDFAEVRLATGPMALAVTMAPPQTKPIEDLDPVSANALRRFLQAYKTIPDLPIAANLRAFSRVAFEGDGPAGRAVVRALLTQLAVMHSPEDLRIAVHCGDITRERWEWVKWLPHALHASELDAVGRVRLISDSFADLERLLDPGDFRERGPHDPAAAPTAREPFTVILLDGGELPADHRALRSGYRNAVLLDLTGAAVGPDAPVPTLRLRATREGADAALAAVTSDRAGGEDVSPLGRAATLSTAESLATARILAPLRVTGAGDAGGRGTGDISFTGLLGIRDARSLDPAQTWQPRPNRERLRVPLGLTEQGLPAELDIKEAAQGGTGPHGMIIGATGSGKSELLRTLVLAMAVRNDPEILNFVLVDFKGGATFLGLDRLPHTSAVITNLADELPLVKRMYTALHGEMVRRQELLRAAGNYASLRDYEAARNSGVPLAPLPSLFLVVDEFSELLAAHSEFLELFVMIGRLGRSLGVHLLLASQRLDEGRIHALEGHLSYRVGLRTFSVAESRAVLGVGDAYDLPSTPGHGFLRCGTDPLIRFRAGYVSAPYVPPKAGEEAEDSGRYHVIRYRSSYLAPRVAPQSEAEEAEAEEEFTSPPVSETTLQVLADRMQGQGRPAHRIWLPPLSTPPTLDALLPEAVAALTGGLPNPDPRATNYGSLALAGAAGPARGVNGPDDTLLAVLGVTDRPFEQRHDPLVADLAGAAGHVAVVGAPLSGKSTLLRTLISSLSLRYTPRDTQFYCLDFGGGGLTGLSDLPQVGGVAGRLDGEKVTRTVAEVSMLLAEREQAFAAAGVGSMAEYRRRRRSGEFPDDSFGDVFLVIDGWFTFHQDYERLEPSIQDIAARGLGFGVHLVITAARWTEVRPWLRDLIGTRLELRLGDPIDSEVNAALAKEVPAIPGRGLTSGRLHFLTALPRIDADPDAATLGEGTRDLVRSVTKAHPGQAAPPVRMLPTLLPAARLAQPDSRTAVALGWDETRLQPVLHEFAATPHLMVFGENESGKTNLLRLVAKAVTERAEPKEVRVLLADTRRRLHDAVPPAKQLGYAVTATALEDLLKEITPVLLQRVPGPDVEPARLPLRDWWSGPELYVVVDDYDLMIGSRGTPLGPLLELLPQSAEIGLHLVLARSTAGAARGMSDPVLRRLWELSTPGLLLSCSKDEGVFLGDARPMRLPAGRAQLVSRRAGTMVLQTAWAGEDVA, encoded by the coding sequence ATGCTCAACGTCCCGCTCTTCTTTCCTTTGCGCACTGGTCCGGACGAGTGCTCGACTATCGCGGGTCGTGTGACCAGGCCGCCAGGGGAAGCAGAGCTAACGTTGAGCATCCGAGAATTCCGGCCGGTGCCGCGGCGCCCCGCGCCGCGGTTCCCTCAAGGTGAGATCGCCTTCCAGGAGCCCCCGGCGATCCCGGAACCGGTGTCCGGAGGGCTCGGACAAGCGGTGATGGTTCTGCCGATGGCGGCCAGCAGCGGCGCCATGGCGATGATGTTCCTGCAGCCGGGCGCGCGGGCCACCAACTATCTGGCCGGCGGCATGATGGCGGTGTCCTCCCTGGGCATGGTAGGCATGCAGGTTGGCCGCGGCGGCGGCGACAAGAAGGCCAAGCTGTCCGGGGACCGCCGCGACTACCTGCGGCACCTGGACCAGAACCGGCGGCAGGTGCGCAAGCACATCGACGCCCAGATCAAGGCCCTCACCTGGCGGCACCCGGACCCGGCGGCGCTGTGGTCGGTGGCGATGAGCGGCCGGCTCTGGGAGCGCGGCACCGCCGACCGGGACTTCGCCGAGGTGCGTCTGGCCACCGGGCCGATGGCGCTGGCGGTGACGATGGCGCCGCCGCAGACCAAGCCGATCGAGGACCTGGACCCGGTGTCGGCGAACGCGCTGCGCCGGTTCCTGCAGGCCTACAAGACCATTCCGGACCTGCCGATCGCGGCGAACCTGCGGGCCTTCTCCCGGGTGGCGTTCGAGGGCGACGGGCCGGCCGGCCGGGCCGTGGTGCGCGCCCTGCTCACCCAGCTCGCGGTGATGCACAGCCCCGAGGACCTGCGGATCGCCGTACACTGCGGCGACATCACGCGCGAGCGCTGGGAATGGGTGAAGTGGCTGCCGCACGCGCTGCACGCCTCGGAGCTCGACGCGGTCGGCCGGGTGCGGCTGATCAGCGACAGCTTCGCGGACCTGGAACGGCTGCTGGACCCGGGCGACTTCCGCGAGCGCGGGCCGCACGATCCGGCCGCGGCGCCGACCGCGCGCGAGCCGTTCACCGTGATCCTGCTGGACGGCGGCGAGCTGCCGGCCGACCACCGCGCGCTGCGCAGCGGGTACCGCAACGCCGTGCTGCTGGACCTGACCGGCGCGGCCGTCGGCCCGGACGCCCCGGTGCCGACGCTGCGGCTGCGCGCGACCCGCGAGGGCGCCGACGCCGCGCTGGCTGCTGTGACCTCGGACCGGGCGGGCGGCGAGGACGTCAGCCCGCTGGGCCGCGCGGCGACCTTGAGCACCGCCGAATCCCTGGCCACGGCCCGGATCCTGGCCCCGCTGCGGGTCACCGGAGCCGGGGACGCCGGCGGCCGCGGCACCGGCGACATCTCCTTCACCGGCTTGCTGGGCATCCGCGACGCGCGCAGCCTGGACCCGGCGCAGACCTGGCAGCCACGGCCGAACCGGGAGCGGCTGCGCGTGCCGCTGGGCCTCACCGAGCAGGGGCTGCCGGCCGAGCTGGACATCAAGGAGGCCGCGCAGGGCGGCACCGGCCCGCACGGCATGATCATCGGCGCCACCGGCTCCGGCAAGAGCGAGCTGCTGCGCACGCTGGTGCTGGCGATGGCGGTCCGCAACGATCCCGAGATCCTGAACTTCGTCCTGGTCGACTTCAAGGGCGGCGCGACGTTCCTCGGCCTGGACCGGCTGCCGCACACCTCGGCCGTCATCACCAACCTGGCCGACGAGCTGCCGCTGGTGAAGCGCATGTACACGGCGCTGCACGGCGAGATGGTGCGGCGGCAGGAGCTTTTGCGCGCCGCCGGCAACTACGCCTCGCTGCGCGACTACGAGGCGGCGCGCAACTCCGGGGTGCCGCTGGCGCCGCTGCCGTCGCTGTTCCTGGTCGTCGACGAGTTCAGCGAACTGCTCGCGGCGCACTCGGAGTTCCTGGAGCTGTTCGTGATGATCGGCCGGCTGGGGCGCTCGCTCGGCGTGCACCTGCTGCTGGCGTCGCAGCGGCTTGACGAGGGCCGCATCCACGCGCTGGAGGGCCACCTGTCCTACCGCGTCGGCCTGCGGACGTTCTCGGTGGCCGAGTCGCGGGCGGTGCTCGGCGTCGGCGACGCCTACGACCTGCCGTCGACTCCGGGGCACGGCTTCCTGCGCTGCGGGACCGATCCGCTGATCCGGTTCCGCGCGGGGTACGTCTCGGCGCCGTACGTCCCGCCGAAGGCCGGCGAGGAGGCCGAGGACTCGGGGCGCTACCACGTGATCCGGTATCGCTCGTCGTACCTGGCGCCGCGGGTCGCGCCGCAGTCCGAGGCGGAAGAGGCCGAAGCCGAGGAGGAGTTCACCAGCCCGCCGGTCTCCGAGACCACGCTCCAGGTCCTGGCCGACCGGATGCAGGGACAGGGCCGGCCGGCGCACCGGATCTGGCTGCCGCCGCTGTCCACCCCGCCGACCCTGGACGCGCTGCTGCCGGAGGCCGTCGCGGCGCTGACCGGCGGGCTGCCGAACCCGGACCCGCGCGCGACGAACTACGGCTCGCTGGCGCTGGCCGGCGCGGCAGGTCCGGCACGCGGCGTGAACGGGCCCGACGACACGCTGCTGGCCGTGCTCGGCGTCACCGACCGGCCCTTCGAGCAGCGGCACGATCCGCTGGTCGCGGACCTGGCCGGGGCGGCGGGGCACGTCGCGGTGGTCGGGGCGCCGCTGTCCGGCAAGTCGACGCTGCTGCGGACCCTGATCAGCTCCCTGAGCCTGCGCTACACACCGCGCGACACCCAGTTCTACTGCCTGGACTTCGGCGGCGGCGGTCTCACCGGACTGTCGGACCTGCCGCAGGTCGGCGGGGTGGCCGGCCGGCTGGACGGGGAGAAGGTGACGCGGACCGTCGCCGAGGTCTCGATGCTGCTGGCCGAGCGCGAGCAGGCGTTCGCCGCGGCCGGGGTGGGGTCGATGGCGGAGTACCGGCGGCGCCGGCGCTCCGGGGAGTTCCCGGACGATTCGTTCGGCGACGTGTTCCTGGTCATCGACGGCTGGTTCACCTTCCACCAGGACTACGAACGGCTGGAGCCCTCGATCCAGGACATCGCCGCGCGCGGCCTCGGCTTCGGCGTGCACCTGGTGATCACCGCGGCCCGCTGGACCGAGGTGCGGCCGTGGCTGCGCGACCTCATCGGGACCCGCCTGGAGCTGCGCCTGGGCGACCCGATCGACTCGGAGGTGAACGCCGCGCTGGCCAAGGAGGTGCCGGCGATCCCGGGCCGCGGCCTGACCAGCGGACGTCTGCACTTCCTGACCGCGCTGCCGCGCATCGACGCCGACCCGGACGCTGCGACCCTCGGCGAGGGCACGCGCGACCTGGTCCGCTCCGTGACCAAGGCGCACCCGGGCCAGGCCGCGCCGCCGGTCCGGATGCTGCCCACCCTGCTGCCCGCCGCCCGCCTGGCGCAGCCGGACTCCCGCACCGCGGTGGCGCTGGGCTGGGACGAGACCCGGCTGCAGCCGGTGCTGCACGAGTTCGCGGCGACCCCGCACCTGATGGTGTTCGGCGAGAACGAGAGCGGCAAGACGAACCTGCTCCGGCTGGTGGCCAAGGCCGTGACCGAGCGCGCCGAGCCGAAGGAGGTCAGGGTCCTGCTGGCGGACACCCGCCGCCGGCTGCACGACGCGGTACCGCCGGCCAAGCAGCTCGGCTACGCGGTGACCGCGACCGCGCTGGAGGATCTCCTGAAGGAGATCACGCCGGTGCTGCTGCAGCGCGTCCCGGGCCCGGACGTGGAGCCGGCACGCCTGCCGCTGCGGGACTGGTGGAGCGGGCCGGAATTGTACGTGGTGGTGGACGACTACGACCTGATGATCGGCAGCCGCGGCACACCCCTCGGACCGCTGCTGGAACTGCTGCCGCAGTCCGCGGAGATCGGCCTGCACCTGGTGCTGGCCCGCTCCACGGCCGGCGCGGCGCGCGGGATGAGCGACCCGGTGCTGCGGCGGCTGTGGGAGCTGAGCACACCGGGGCTGCTGCTGTCGTGTAGCAAGGACGAGGGGGTGTTCCTCGGGGACGCGCGGCCGATGCGGCTGCCTGCGGGGCGGGCGCAGTTGGTGAGCCGGCGGGCCGGGACGATGGTGCTGCAGACGGCTTGGGCCGGCGAGGACGTGGCGTGA
- a CDS encoding S8 family serine peptidase: MRRRSWGGVLAALVAGLVVVPVTGPVGGLPSAVADDCQPSVQPVPVTAQVPWAQTSLRFGDLAPFTGSGARVRVAVVDSGIDVAAPQLAGAVDVADSVSLVDPKTYPPTADALGHGTMVAGIIAARARAGSGVVGLAPSAVSLLSIRTYKTCESEDAPIAQGIREAAARGAKIVNVSAGSSTDSPDLAAAVRDAQAAGVLIVAAAGNLGAQQDGNPPQYPAAYPGVIAVAAIGADRTIASYSEHGAYIGLAAPGGSADAPILGVGPADNGTLASGMGTSFAAPYVTATAALVWSRYPSLTAAQVRQRLYATADRMAAGAPDASYGWGIVDPYAAVTSVSTPAPATTPPPVSPAPLSFAAAPVRRDFTGRALAVGGGGILSAGGVAGAAWLARRRRRVMQPPLPAEKL, translated from the coding sequence GTGAGACGGCGTTCGTGGGGTGGGGTGCTGGCTGCGCTCGTTGCGGGGCTTGTCGTCGTTCCGGTCACTGGTCCGGTCGGCGGCCTGCCCTCAGCAGTCGCCGACGACTGCCAGCCCTCGGTTCAGCCGGTGCCGGTGACCGCGCAGGTGCCGTGGGCGCAGACTTCGCTGCGCTTCGGGGATCTGGCGCCGTTCACCGGATCCGGTGCCCGCGTCAGGGTCGCGGTCGTCGACTCCGGGATCGATGTGGCGGCGCCGCAGCTGGCCGGTGCCGTCGATGTCGCGGACAGCGTGTCGCTCGTCGATCCCAAGACCTATCCGCCGACCGCCGACGCGCTCGGGCACGGGACCATGGTCGCCGGGATCATCGCCGCGCGCGCCCGGGCCGGGTCCGGTGTGGTGGGGCTGGCGCCGTCGGCGGTCAGCCTGCTGTCGATCCGGACCTACAAGACCTGCGAGAGCGAGGACGCGCCGATCGCCCAGGGGATCCGGGAAGCGGCGGCGCGGGGCGCGAAGATCGTCAACGTGTCCGCGGGCAGTTCGACGGACTCGCCCGATCTGGCCGCGGCGGTGCGTGACGCGCAGGCCGCCGGGGTCCTGATCGTCGCCGCGGCCGGGAACCTCGGGGCGCAGCAGGACGGGAACCCGCCGCAGTACCCGGCCGCGTACCCGGGGGTGATCGCGGTCGCGGCGATCGGGGCCGACCGGACGATCGCGTCGTACTCCGAGCACGGCGCGTACATCGGTCTGGCCGCTCCGGGCGGGTCGGCGGACGCCCCCATCCTCGGCGTCGGGCCGGCCGACAACGGGACACTGGCCTCGGGGATGGGGACGTCGTTCGCGGCCCCCTACGTCACCGCCACCGCCGCTCTGGTCTGGAGCCGCTACCCGTCGCTGACCGCCGCGCAGGTGCGGCAGCGGCTGTACGCGACCGCCGACCGGATGGCCGCCGGGGCGCCGGACGCGTCCTACGGATGGGGCATCGTCGACCCCTACGCGGCAGTGACTTCCGTCTCTACCCCGGCCCCGGCGACGACTCCGCCCCCTGTTTCGCCAGCACCTCTGTCCTTCGCCGCGGCACCGGTGCGAAGGGATTTCACCGGCCGGGCTTTGGCCGTTGGCGGAGGCGGGATACTGTCCGCCGGGGGAGTCGCCGGAGCAGCGTGGTTGGCCCGGCGACGCAGGCGTGTCATGCAGCCGCCGCTCCCTGCTGAAAAGCTCTGA
- a CDS encoding WXG100 family type VII secretion target gives MADPTLQHEHEAMTQAAGEFSRALDDLNGFVAPVRADHDALQWQSAAADRYRELFDQWLIQFGDICKALETMREVLGASAKDYADNEEWAVQVVKSIGGGDDYTAAQKALLGM, from the coding sequence ATGGCTGACCCGACACTCCAGCACGAACACGAAGCGATGACGCAGGCGGCCGGCGAGTTCTCGCGGGCCCTGGACGACCTGAACGGCTTCGTCGCGCCGGTGCGCGCCGACCACGACGCGCTGCAGTGGCAGAGCGCCGCGGCGGACCGGTACCGCGAGCTGTTCGACCAGTGGCTGATCCAGTTCGGCGACATCTGCAAGGCCCTGGAGACCATGCGCGAGGTGCTGGGCGCCAGCGCCAAGGACTACGCCGACAACGAAGAGTGGGCGGTGCAGGTCGTGAAGAGCATCGGCGGCGGCGACGACTACACGGCGGCCCAGAAGGCCCTGCTGGGCATGTGA